The Palaemon carinicauda isolate YSFRI2023 chromosome 33, ASM3689809v2, whole genome shotgun sequence genome contains a region encoding:
- the LOC137625914 gene encoding zinc finger protein 888-like, with translation MQHREKSNFCCEFCGKCFYLKSCLVIHELKHKGEKKTEELSVKSNIVNKEDKVENNHFQGRNGNSETIENEDMEKYIKKDITCKPYTCHVCGKHYNLKTVFKTHLVGHNTPKLDFCVLCNKNFASQKYFKLHMMKHEIKKHFTCSVCEREFPSQMLYERHINRGHSPKSRKKDSWKPEIQDITKESNPNDSSQVTLQSSKSKCDIASEHVCGICSEKFSSKFLLDQHTGSHKNDPTCVKCNKSFSTFKHLKIHVKVHLDKPRILCEICGKVVRKKTFLPHLRTHTGERPYKCLECGTGFVQKGHLKMHMKFHEGHKNFRCEVCGRGFKTKLKLDYHCRLHIRGEYKCDICKIKFRRWPLLQQHERQAHPEKNFTCQICGEVFFYSSRLYAHYIQHSEEDLENLDEKTKKLIAEKRYITEKCEFCKKYVDKSQMKVHMRLHTGEKPYKCNYCEKSFRLHNGLLIHRRIHTGERPYKCDKCNKTFNQMAHLKTHVALHSAERPYECKTCGKTFAIQNYLYNHEKIHQRNTSFPIKSKKVYECSLCGKYFRSKSIHMSHQQICQDISEISSIGAISSEAEYYESLETYDYDENTNGMTSIECVPDINTDNIESPLILKIDEISSFTG, from the coding sequence ATGCAGCATCGAGAAAAATCAAATTTCTGCTGTGAATTTTGTGGAAAATGTTTTTACTTGAAAAGCTGTCTTGTAATCCATGAATTGAAACACAAAGGAGAGAAGAAAACAGAAGAGTTGAGTGTAAAAAGTAATATTGTAAATAAGGAAGATAAAGTAGAAAATAATCACTTTCAGGGAAGAAATGGAAACAGTgaaactatagaaaatgaagacatggaaaaatatataaaaaaggacatTACATGTAAGCCATATACATGTCATGTCTGTGGGAAGCACTATAACCTTAAGACTGTTTTTAAAACACACCTAGTTGGCCATAATACTCCAAAATTGGATTTCTGTGTGCTCTGTAATAAGAACTTTGCTTCACAGAAATATTTTAAATTACATATGATGAAACATGAAATAAAGAAGCACTTTACATGCTCAGTTTGCGAAAGAGAATTTCCTAGTCAAATGTTATACGAGAGGCACATTAATCGAGGCCATAGCCCTAAATCAAGAAAGAAAGACTCCTGGAAACCAGAAATTCAAGATATTACAAAAGAATCAAATCCTAATGATAGTTCGCAAGTGACTTTGCAGAGTTCTAAATCAAAGTGTGATATTGCATCTGAACATGTTTGTGGAATATGCAGTGAAAAGTTTTCGTCAAAATTTTTATTAGATCAGCATACAGGAAGCCATAAAAATGACCCAACTTGTGTCAAATGTAATAAAAGTTTTtcaacttttaaacatttaaagatcCATGTCAAAGTTCATTTAGATAAACCACGCATCCTTTGTGAAATATGTGGTAAAGTTGTTCGTAAGAAAACCTTTTTACCTCACTTGCGTACTCATACAGGGGAAAGGCCATATAAATGTTTAGAATGTGGAACAGGCTTTGTTCAAAAAGGCCATTTGAAAATGCACATGAAATTCCATGAGGGACACAAAAACTTTCGTTGTGAGGTTTGTGGGAGAGGTTTCAAAACAAAACTTAAATTGGATTATCATTGCAGGCTGCACATTAGAGGTGAATATAAATGTGATATCTGCAAGATCAAGTTTAGGAGGTGGCCTCTTCTCCAACAGCATGAAAGGCAAGCTCATCCTGAAAAAAATTTTACCTGTCAAATTTGCGGTGAGGTGTTTTTTTATAGTTCTCGGTTGTATGCACATTATATTCAGCATTCAGAGGAAGATTTGGAAAATTTAGATGAAAAGACCAAAAAACTGATAGCAGAGAAAAGATATATTACTGAGAAGTGTGAATTTTGTAAGAAATATGTTGATAAAAGTCAAATGAAGGTACATATGAGACTGCATACAGGTgaaaagccatacaaatgtaattatTGTGAGAAGAGTTTTCGTTTACATAATGGTCTATTAATTCACAGAAGGATACATACAGGAGAAAGGCCATATAAATGTGATAAGTGCAACAAAACATTTAATCAGATGGCTCATTTGAAAACTCATGTTGCTCTTCATTCAGCAGAAAGGCCATATGAATGTAAAACATGTGGAAAAACATTTGCCATACAAAACTACCTTTATAATCATGAAAAAATTCATCAGAGGAATACTAGTTTccctataaaaagtaaaaaagtctATGAATGTTCACTTTGCGGGAAATATTTTAGGAGTAAGAGTATTCATATGTCTCACCAACAAATTTGTCAAGATATATCAGAGATTTCTAGCATTGGGGCTATATCTAGCGAGGCTGAATATTATGAATCACTGGAGACTTATGACTATGATGAAAATACAAATGGAATGACTAGTATTGAATGTGTACCAgatattaatactgataatataGAATCTCCTCTTATTCTGAAAATTGATGAAATTTCTTCTTTTACTGGCTAA